A stretch of the Ischnura elegans chromosome 5, ioIscEleg1.1, whole genome shotgun sequence genome encodes the following:
- the LOC124158620 gene encoding uncharacterized protein LOC124158620 isoform X6 — protein MGRHLRLTARVLRDGKLQRITFFVKTVPIDNSHRFIVMDSNVFGTEATVYKKYAPMFNSCLPPGWTFPVAKCYLTRGPQSEGLKNSTTEDEEVIILEDLTARGYRNRENFPPMDLPHCRIVMKTMATFHAASILLEESRKKSHPGDFNASIDLYPEIKENFLVYNEGHVGYECIRLSAETMATAVFKLWPDKFKDVSRNEVLEAIRGAWMEVFEMVKPSKEYPNVLNHGDPWTNNILFSYETGREGREVPVDAKFVDLQIGRYAPPVLDILIFTHACTRRDFRERHMKEILEFYHRALGEILPQQVLDEVLPLERLFEMCHRYRDFGRVISTAYLPIILSENDPLISGGDNATAPLDIEQAVYSDRGDKIAENCVKSESYRRWITESFQECLEILNLWT, from the coding sequence ATGGGACGACATTTAAGGTTAACAGCACGTGTCCTCCGCGACGGAAAACTACAGCGGATAACCTTTTTCGTGAAGACGGTCCCCATTGACAACAGCCACCGTTTCATCGTCATGGACAGCAATGTCTTCGGAACAGAGGCGACGGTTTACAAAAAATACGCCCCCATGTTCAACTCTTGCCTTCCCCCAGGATGGACTTTCCCCGTTGCAAAATGCTACCTCACCCGCGGACCCCAGAGCGAGGGATTGAAGAATTCAACGACAGAGGACGAGGAGGTCATCATACTGGAGGACTTGACGGCCAGGGGATACCGGAACAGAGAGAACTTCCCACCGATGGACCTGCCTCACTGTCGAATAGTAATGAAAACCATGGCGACCTTCCACGCCGCCTCCATACTCCTGGAGGAATCCCGCAAAAAATCTCAccctggagacttcaacgccagCATCGACCTGTATCCCGAGATCAAGGAGAACTTCCTGGTCTACAACGAAGGCCACGTGGGATACGAATGCATCCGTTTGAGCGCCGAGACCATGGCGACAGCTGTGTTCAAGTTGTGGCCGGATAAGTTCAAGGACGTGAGCAGGAATGAGGTTCTGGAGGCCATCAGGGGAGCGTGGATGGAGGTCTTCGAGATGGTCAAGCCCTCAAAAGAGTACCCCAACGTGCTGAATCACGGCGACCCCTGGACCAATAACATACTCTTCTCTTACGAGACGGGCCGAGAGGGACGGGAAGTTCCGGTGGATGCCAAGTTCGTAGATCTTCAGATCGGACGCTATGCTCCGCCAGTGTTGGACATATTGATCTTCACGCACGCGTGTACGAGAAGGGACTTCAGGGAGCGACACATGAAGGAAATCCTGGAGTTTTACCACCGAGCTCTCGGAGAGATTTTGCCACAGCAGGTCCTCGATGAAGTCCTGCCCTTGGAGAGGCTATTCGAGATGTGCCACCGCTACCGGGACTTCGGCCGGGTGATAAGCACAGCTTACCTCCCGATCATCTTATCGGAAAACGACCCACTGATATCCGGGGGAGACAATGCGACGGCACCATTGGACATAGAGCAGGCTGTTTACAGCGACAGGGGTGATAAGATCGCGGAGAACTGCGTCAAGAGCGAGAGCTACAGGAGATGGATAACCGAGTCTTTCCAGGAATGCCTTGAAATTCTCAACCTCTGGACATAG